The sequence ataaattatatttgggGTTCAGGGTCACTGTTTTTTAAACTGCTGTTTAGTTGTTTTTTGTCATTTTCGTCTGTCAGTTTTTTTGTGTAAACATATGGTTGGGGTAGGCGAAGATGGaagtttttgaagttgtttggAGTCTTTGGACTCATGAAAAAATGTATTTCTTTTCTTGTAACCAGTGTTACCTCTGTATGTTTCTCATGCGAACATGTcatctttttcaaaaaatttacctACTTGAAAATGTCTTCCCATGGAACATCTTCTCTAGGATGAGTGGCGAAGAGGCCTTAAAGCATTGAGAGCTGACACAACAATTAAATTGAAGAAGGCGCTACTGGATCTTGATAGAGAGGTATGATCTCTTAGTTTTTGGAACTTCCAGCATGTTAAGTGAACATTTGAGTGCTCGTGTGGATTTTGAAGCTGGGGCTGATCTGATGTTTGAATTGCCTACTCGTATCTGGAACTGAGAAATTTTGTGTTTTCCTTGTCAAAAGGTTAGACGGCCAGTGAACTTTGCGGATTTCTACTCCTTTGCTTTTAGATATTGCTTGACTGGTAGGTTTACATGGACTTTAATTCATAGCTCTAATTCTTTTAGAATCTTTAGTTTTTGTTTCTTCCCCTTATTAGTTTGCATTCTATGTCCTTCCAGAGGAGAAGCAGAAAAGCATTGACATCGAAAGTATTTGTGTCCTGTTGGATCTTGTCCTAGGATCACATTTTCCACCTCAAGTCGATGCTCTCATTCAATATCTAAAGGTTAGAGCTTTGATGTTTtgtgcttttgattgaacaatTCATAAATTTATTAGCCCTGCTGGGAGTAAACAAAACATAAGCATTATAAACATTTGGCAGTGTATGGgttttttcttaaataaaaacGCAGAAGACAATACATCGTGTGTGTGATTGCTATTATAACACATACAAGAGATGCTTATTCTATAAGCCTGCTTATGGTTGATTGCAGATACAAATTGATTACAAGGTTATCAACATGGATCAGTGGATGGGATTCTATCGGTTTTGCAATGAGGTAATTGTGCTTCTCCTTAATAGGATAGCAAATATATAATCTCTTTATACAGATAATAAAACTTTAATTGACCCCCTTCAATTTTTATCTTCCTCCTTGTATGATCAATTCCAGTTATCCCCTTTGCCCGTTGTAGCCGTATCTCGTCTGTGTTAGAAACTTCACTGTTGTATAAACACTTATCATTGATATCTTTTAACAGATCAGCTTCCCAGATCTTGACAATTATGATCCAGAACTCGCATGGCCGTTGATCCTGGACAATTTTGTTGAGTGGATGAGATCCAATCTTAGCTGAGTCGAGGTCGAGTCTGTTTCCTGTGGCCACACTCGCAATCAAGATTCTATCCTTTTGATACATACATGTTACAGCATTATGGTGTTCACCGTGGTAAGAACGATTAAAATGACTGGAATTTTTTATGGACATGTTTAGAGGCACCTTCATTTATTCAGTTATTTAATTTGCTATTTCTTCCTTTTCACTATGTCattaattataaacataaagtACTTTCATATTGAAGGACATTCTCCACTTGtatctataaaattattttaagttaatgTATTTCACCAATGCTTCATATCTTGTCAAAGTTCCTATTGTTGCTTCCTCTTTTGAAGTTACATCGAGATTGCATACTCAGAATATATATGTCAATATCATCATATATTCGAGCAGAAGGATCGATTCTATGCTACATCTATAGACTATAGTCATGAGCTTTGGATTGACGTGAGACTATCACAAAATGTATGAACCCCGAACCGTTGAACGTCGGATAGATCATCGGGTAAAACTCACCCTTTGTGGCATCTTGGAGAAACTCTCTTTTTCGGGGGTAGACACTCACATCCTATAATATCCCCCTCATACAATATGTTAATGTTTggttttttgatatatttagaTTTTGTATTGTATAATTAATGACATATTTagtataatatatacatataaagaaaatttcataattatttcgaaaaaaaaaccaTTTACAAATACTACTTTAGTATAATTATTGATGATGATGCAAGGGTATCTTTTCAGTCAAAATGTAAAAGAAGAAACGAAACTGAAAAGACAATTTAAAGATGAGATTTGGTGATGGATTGGTGAATGTGTTGATATGATTGAGGGAGAGGTAAGTGGTTTTAAATATGCAAACACCTTTTTCTTTTCAAAGGAGAAGTCCGTAGACAAAATGAATCTATTCTGTGTAAAATCAAGAAAAGGTATCGTAATTAAGGGAAAAGCATATGATCAACTTTGCGTTATGATTGTTTTTAGGTACTTGATATTGTTTTTAAAAACAATTCACATGGTTTGATTTCAAGAACTTATAACAAGTCGATAGACTCTACATCTCAAGTTTTTCATGTATTATTATTTCGATGCATACGTTTTGTATTTTTGgagttttgaaaaaattttatagtGAGTTGGATTCATATAATAAATAAGGTAATATTATAGTTATATTGAATTAAAAGACGTACTATAACAACAAGAAGAAGTTTTTATCTATTAGGCTGCCAAGTTATATATAGACACCATGTCGTGGAATAAGATCTCCTTTTGGGAAATTTGATAAAACCTGTCGGCTCAATGTCAAGTTGTTTTTATCTTGCAATCTTATTTGGTCATTGTTACTGTTTTAGTCCGAGGCGAAGCATGCTTGTCGTTATTTTAATGGAAATAATTGTAATTTTATGCACTATAATTGCATATTttacaaatatataataatatatatgagcAAATTGGTGATAAATTCCCAAACTCAAACTTAACTTTGCTCTAGCTCTCTACCCATAAGATTCTTTGCAATAgctccctaggaccaccaaacttgaatatttaattgtttaaattcttgtactggatttatgcttttttatgcataaaatctaaagactttaTGCTAAAATTTGAAGATTTTGTGCTTAATCACGGTACAAAGATTTATCCGCAAAAATGATATCAGagccttaggttaattattcggacataatattattcgttaattcatgcttttctATGTTGAGAAGAAgatttttacaaaagatgacttcaaacgaaagtttgaatcaagaggattttattcatatgaaatcctataaacaagttaatctattcacaatagattacttacaacaggttgtgattaatgctcttaattttgaagagataaagaaaaaataatttctaactctcaatttttagagattacccagattcctctaaactctccgtagatcttagagaaattcaaaagacggtacaatattacagcaatcagctgtatgaaatacctcggcaaattgaaaaaattcttggaactctaaatgatcttcaaaataaaatcataaatctagaatacacttcgggttctagaaaaggaaatacaggaggaaggttaccactctcatttggtaccgaacctttgttacatcagaaaggtaaaaccaaaatggtccaaaaacctttaaccgatgatgaaatgatgattaatcttataaaagcagtatcagagaaaaacactatctgatgactactttagaaagattaaatctcgaggatctacaagatcttgcggattcttttgcgaatctcaaagtagtagatctaaaaatgaaaccccctgagggtgaacaacccatagaaAATCCCCCAaaatatgtggttaaaacagaagtaccgcatagtgagtttcaggttggagaaaaattcacatccagcagaaACCAGATCAAAAAGGAGTAAAAtctcactccatcaaactccttacggaaaaactattttagatccaatacatccttacggggttatgttaaaccttgatgttttggacttcaaaaacagagaagatcttatagatgattggacgtcagctatgagaatagcagcagggacattaaatctcaataaagaaggattcattaaacttatagaaatgagtctaatgggatctgttaagatcgcatgagagatgactatgccagaaactaaggaatcaatcttggcaggagaatccctcagcgagattggaggaagaatgaccaccctatttaaagcacaattcatagggatagactatttcaataatcaagatacagagaaaaagagaagatatactcaagctttttatagcctcgagttacatgatatatgtttagttgatgaatacattatgttattcactaaatacagatggaattcgggagtcgagaaaaatatagctattcagctatttttcgcaaaaatgccaagttcctggagagaaatgttgaTTAAAGAATTtgttccaggtaatcttgatacattggcaagacgtgcctcctttttgaaaggaaaattagcagaatggtgtcatatggcagcattacagaagaactacaagaaaataaggggtatagataagcgtacacctttgtgttgtagaggaaatgatcttccaacgatcattggaaacagatcacagggatttaaaaggaagaaattcagaaataatccctataataaaagaatgaaaagttcttggaaaccaagaacattttggtccaaacaaaaggccagatcctatagatcaggtagaagaagtggaactacaagaacatccccagcaacaggctcatcacaaagtaggggaagaacaccatcaagaagaactttcagaagaactcatacaagagcaagtgaaagtttcaaggattgcaactactggacatgtggagcaagaggacatatatctacaaattgtccggaaaacgagaaaaaaagagttaaactctttgaagcaacaccagatatggatgatgcggtcttttttcaagatctagtccaagtatatcaatttgaggatatcccttcagatgaaagcatatacgaagaagagatattgtttagtcgagaagtttctgaggatgaatcagaatcagagtaaagaggaagtgtttcgccatgaaacacatgaaagtttggctgggttctttagccaaaccacgatatctcataatatggtccaaaggattatgagagaaaatccaacattacagaagtaccaaggattttcggcaggacaaattgaaagagtcttaggaaacctagggctaagacaaagaagacataatttgatttataaggtatccagaaggaaaatggcgatccctatggaattaaccagtaatcaaattgaaatgcagttaat comes from Henckelia pumila isolate YLH828 chromosome 4, ASM3356847v2, whole genome shotgun sequence and encodes:
- the LOC140863530 gene encoding uncharacterized protein, which gives rise to MPRNSSRKATEISPSANSSDMLRAASGKAATKELERIDHLFYSYASNSSGLIDPEGIESLCSDLEVDHTDVRILMLAWKMQAEKQGYFTLDEWRRGLKALRADTTIKLKKALLDLDREVRRPVNFADFYSFAFRYCLTEEKQKSIDIESICVLLDLVLGSHFPPQVDALIQYLKIQIDYKVINMDQWMGFYRFCNEISFPDLDNYDPELAWPLILDNFVEWMRSNLS